One segment of Manduca sexta isolate Smith_Timp_Sample1 chromosome 27, JHU_Msex_v1.0, whole genome shotgun sequence DNA contains the following:
- the LOC119190845 gene encoding potassium/sodium hyperpolarization-activated cyclic nucleotide-gated channel 1-like translates to MYNKDQESYYDHRCLIVPQKDVLQIDIVGGGFIIGFKRWWNDLFLLSYSDRRAWLYFTSSRNMHLERFKQYRQYRNRIHPFSKFRNIWDCLMVHVFILHTIAFHHNTSVLFGKVFHMFFYYVALCVELIVIADLVVNLETGIIDSQTKRIILDTKQGILNYCCTKLFLHCGSAIPLQWIMLLRYGGDIECTLCKTNYFVCALRIINVISLYRVFESSKYWTRARAPSKAMYFFRFLRIGVVGFTSILQLFDLSDTICLITNMWTGKVNETALFNYLLAIKFLVAGAPRNINLFCFNFGRICKSLLLFSFGGPRLSTYYLDKMTSLVAYIIANIFYMWCLLECYGLIIRRKYSKDQMMINKTLALNLASYRQLPNAMHHKINQFYDFKMSDIRRVEVSNELYAGLPSVLKREATLHCYSKRIARLPFFSGWPPELMQQIVLALTQNIFLTGDIVAEPWMSGDGLMIVDVGELAVYSAQEHETGHLIDGDYFGELSLVTDKEVRMSYVIAITSCKVLILKKTVFRILMRDHADLFSRLRLQLMQKNRIPEHQTV, encoded by the exons ATGTACAACAAAGATCAGGAATCGTACTACGACCACAGATGCCTCATCGTCCCACAGAAGGACGTCCTACAGATTGACATTGTAGGCGGCGGCTTTATCATTGGCTTCAAGCGGTGGTGGAACGACCTGTTTCTCCTCTCCTATAGCGACCGCAGGGCCTGGCTCTACTTCACCAGCTCCAGGAACATGCACTTGGAGCGGTTCAAACAGTACCGCCAGTATAGAAACCGCATTCATCCATTCAGCAAATTTAG AAACATCTGGGACTGTCTAATGGTTCACGTGTTCATCCTACACACGATAGCCTTTCACCACAATACCTCGGTTCTGTTCGGGAAGGTGTTCCACATGTTCTTCTACTACGTCGCTTTGTGTGTCGAGCTCATCGTCATCGCTGACTTGGTAGTCAACTTAGAAACCGGAATAATAGACAGCCAGACCAAAAGAATCATACTTGATACAAAACAAGGCATATTGAATTATTGCTGTACCAAACTTTTCCTTCATTGCGGCTCCGCTATTCCGCTCCAATGGATCATGTTGCTCAGGTACGGAGGCGATATCGAATGCACCCTCTGCAAGACCAACTACTTCGTTTGCGCCTTGAGAATCATCAATGTCATCAGTTTGTATAGAGTTTTTGAATCCAGCAAGTACTGGACTCGCGCTCGAGCTCCTTCCAAGGCGATGTATTTCTTCAGATTTCTTCGCATCGGTGTCGTTGGTTTCACCAGCATACTGCAATTATTTGACCTAAGTGACACTATATGCTTGATCACGAATATGTGGACAGGCAAAGTAAATGAGACAGCGCTCTTCAATTACCTATTAGCAATAAAGTTTCTCGTTGCAGGCGCTCCCCGGAATATCAATCTGTTTTGCTTTAATTTTGGAAGGATTTGCAAGTCCCTTCTATTGTTCAGTTTTGGAGGACCCAGATTATCGACATATTATCTGGATAAAATGACCTCTCTGGTTGCTTATATTATAGCCAATATTTTCTACATGTGGTGTCTGTTAGAATGCTACGGCCTAATAATTAGGCGCAAGTACAGTAAAGATCAGATGATGATCAACAAGACGTTGGCACTCAATCTTGCTAGCTACCGCCAGCTTCCAAACGCAATGCATCACAAAATAAACCAGTTCTATGATTTCAAAATGTCCGACATAAGGAGAGTGGAGGTATCTAACGAGCTGTACGCTGGTCTGCCCAGCGTGTTAAAGAGAGAAGCTACTCTGCATTGTTACAGCAAGCGTATCGCGCGACTACCATTCTTCTCCGGTTGGCCCCCAGAATTAATGCAGCAAATAGTACTGGCGTTGACTCAAAACATATTTCTTACGGGAGATATCGTGGCTGAA CCCTGGATGAGTGGTGACGGGCTGATGATAGTGGACGTCGGCGAGCTGGCAGTGTACTCTGCGCAGGAGCACGAGACAGGACACCTCATCGATGGAGACTACTTCGGCGAGCTTTCCCTCGTCACCGATAAGGAAGTGCGCATGTCATATGTCATCGCTATTACTTCTTGCaag
- the LOC115440580 gene encoding potassium/sodium hyperpolarization-activated cyclic nucleotide-gated channel 4, with the protein MYGRNDFQGSYYDHLCSIIPQKDVLQTDILGNGFGVILKRWWNDMFLLSYSDRRSQVYFTSSHAMRMERVKQYRRYRSRIHPFSKFRNSWDGLMLVVFITKKFIFHHNTSVLFGQVSPALYYIAVIFEVIILVDLLVNFKTGYIDKEAKKVVLNAKKGLLEYCCTKLFLHCASAIPLQTIMFMRYGLEIDCCLCKTNYFVSTLRIINTVSLYRVFETTKYWIRGRASSKITHVYKFLRIIVLGFITMMQFYDLVDTIGLINIINTGELYNDSLYSILLISKFGDPETMSNYKLICYNFGRICKSLLLFTFGFRSSAYYLDKMTSLTAYIIANIFYMWCFLECFAFVNWLKFPEDQIIISQEITLNLVHCRQLPDKLCDKVKLYFAFNSSIMRKVQTMNGLYISLPKILKKEAMLSCYQKRLMKIPFFSVWPLDIIEKVVLLLKEEVYLRNDALTQPWVSGKGLMIVDVGELAVYSAQEQETGHLIDGDYFGELSLVTDMEVRMSYVVAITPCKILVLQKSAFRELMRNYPEMFFNLKNQLKRKFSSAEIEEPQT; encoded by the exons atgtatggtcGGAACGATTTCCAAGGGTCGTACTACGATCACCTTTGCTCGATCATCCCGCAGAAGGACGTGTTACAGACAGACATCCTAGGCAACGGTTTTGGAGTAATACTGAAGAGGTGGTGGAACGATATGTTCCTCCTCTCGTATAGCGACCGACGGTCACAGGTGTATTTCACCAGCTCTCACGCCATGCGCATGGAAAGAGTCAAACAGTACCGCCGGTATCGAAGTCGCATACATCCTTTTAGTAAGTTCAG GAACTCCTGGGATGGGCTCATGCTGGTTGTGTTCATAacaaagaaatttatatttcaccATAACACTTCAGTATTATTCGGGCAAGTGTCCCCCGCTCTGTACTACATCGCGGTTATTTTTGAAGTCATCATACTGGTAGACTTGCTCGTCAACTTTAAAACTGGATACATAGACAAAGAAGCCAAAAAAGTTGTACTGAACGCGAAGAAGGGTCTGTTGGAGTATTGTTGTACGAAGCTCTTTCTTCACTGCGCATCGGCTATACCTCTTCAAACTATAATGTTTATGAGATACGGTCTTGAAATTGACTGCTGCCTCTGCAAGACTAACTACTTCGTCTCCACCTTAAGGATCATAAATACCGTCAGTCTGTACAGAGTTTTCGAGACAACCAAGTATTGGATTCGAGGCCGTGCTTCCTCTAAAATTACTCACGTGTATAAATTTCTCCGTATCATAGTTTTAGGATTCATCACGATGATGCAGTTTTATGATTTGGTTGACACCATTggattgataaatattataaacactgGGGAACTATACAATGATTCTCTTTATAGCATTCTCCTTATATCTAAATTTGGCGATCCGGAAACTATGAGTAACTACAAATTGATCTGTTACAATTTTGGCAGAATTTGCAAATCCCTCCTACTTTTCACTTTTGGTTTTAGAAGCAGTGCGTACTATCTTGATAAAATGACGTCACTGACAGCCTATATTATagccaatatattttacatgtgGTGTTTCCTCGAATGTTTTGCTTTCGTGAATTGGTTGAAGTTTCCGGAGGACCAAATCATCATCAGCCAGGAAATAACCCTTAACTTAGTCCACTGCCGTCAGCTTCCAGACAAATTATGCGACAAAGTGAAATTGTATTTTGCCTTTAATAGTTCGATTATGAGGAAAGTACAGACCATGAATGGACTGTACATATCTTTGCCTAAGATCCTGAAAAAGGAAGCCATGTTAAGCTGTTACCAGAAAAGATTAATGAAAATTCCGTTCTTCTCCGTTTGGCCGCTTGATATAATCGAGAAGGTTGTGCTGCTGCTGAAGGAGGAGGTTTATCTGAGGAATGATGCCTTAACTCAG CCATGGGTAAGTGGAAAAGGTCTGATGATAGTGGACGTCGGCGAGCTGGCGGTGTATTCTGCGCAGGAGCAGGAGACAGGACACCTCATCGACGGAGACTATTTCGGCGAGCTCTCCCTTGTCACTGACATGGAAGTGCGCATGTCATATGTCGTCGCTATTACTCCTTGTAAG ATCTTAGTGCTACAAAAGTCTGCGTTTCGAGAGCTCATGAGAAATTACCCAGAAATGTTCTTCAACTTGAAAAACCAGCTGAAAAGGAAGTTTAGTTCAGCTGAGATCGAAGAGCCGCAAACgtag